Part of the Phycisphaerae bacterium genome is shown below.
GTGGGAAGCCCAGACACCCCAGGTCTTCCGCCGGAACCTGATCATGGCTGCCTATGAAAAGCGGGCTGAATTCCGCGGCGAGCTGACCGACGACGCCCAGCTCGTCGAAGTCATGGGGCATCCGGTCGCGGTCGTCGAGTGCGACTTCACCAACCTGAAAGTCACCACCCGCGGCGACTTGACCTTGGCCAACAGCATTGTGAAGTTTCGCCCGAAACCCAAACCCAAAGGCCCATTGGGCGCCTTTGAAGAAGCCCAATGGTAAGGACCCCAGAACCGCGAAAACGCGCCCATTCACTTGGGTGGTTCTTGACGATTCAGCGGGCGCAAGCGTACTCTTTCCCTGTAGCGGGCGGAACCTTCGCACCGAATAGTATCATGTTAATCTCAGAGACGCAGGAGGCGTGATCATGCGAAAGCACAGCACGATGCTTCTTTTCCAGCTCGGCGCGGTCGTCAGTCTGTTATGGGTGCTGACGTTGCCTGCCGGGTGCAAGACCGATTCACTGGCTTCCGAGAAGATCGAGCGTCCGCCTGGGCCAATGACGTCGCTCGAAAACCCTGCCGGGGCTAATTTGCCGGAGATCTCCATTGCCGGCCGGGACGAACTGGACATCGTTGAAGAGCTGGTGATGCACCGCACACAGTACGCCCGCCTGCTTCGGGCCTTGGTGATTTACTACAACGAACACGGAATGTCCGACAAGGCCATGTGGGCCAGAAGCGAGCTGGCCGACCTCCAGCGGGTCAAACCCTACGACTACATCGCCGAGGCGGCTACGCCCGTGGAAACGTTGAGGCCCAAGGACTCCATTCCCGAGGCCAACAAGTTGTTCGAGGAGGGCATGGCCCTCCTGAAAGAGGGCGGTCATGGTACGCCCATCTTCTACAACCAGGAAATCATGAAGAAGGCTTTGGCCAAGTTTAAGGAACTGGTCGAGAAATACCCGACCAGCGACAAGATCGCCCAAGCCGCCTTCTACATCGGTGAAATCCACAAGGAATACTTCGAAGAAAAGGACAACGACATCGCCTTACTGTGGTACAAGCGGGCCATCGACTGGGACCCTAATATCCAGTTGCCGGCCAGGTTCCAGATGGCTGCCGTATGGGACTACCGTCTGCACAACCGCGACAAGGCCCTCTACTGGTACCAGGAGGCCATCGAGAAGGAGCAATTCAACAGGTCCAACGTGCTCTGGGCCAAGAGCCGGATAAGGGAGCTCACACCGGCGCGCGTTGAAACCCAGCCGACGGAGGAGGAACGATAGATACCCGAAGGTAAGTCCGAATGCATTTTTTCTCCTGACCGTCGACCTCTCACCGCTGTAAAGCATGCCCGGTACTGGCAGTCCCGGCGTCTAGCTGCGTGGTCTTCTCCCTGCCCCTCTGGGACCGCCGAAGGTTTGGTCGCCCAAGAATCAGTGAGAACGTGCGTCCGAGCCACTCCTCAAGGGTACCAGAGATATGGAGAGGCACGCTGCAACAACCGCAACCTGCGCGCCCGGTTTGCCCGCGAGGACCATCCTCCTGTACCATGTACCCCCCGATTTGATGGAGGCTCGGATGAAACTGGCGACATGCAGCGAACCTTGGCGGGACGTTCCGATCGAGGAAGTCTTCGGCATCGCGGCTCGCATCGGCTTTGAAGGAGTCGAGCTTGCCCCGTTTACCATCGCCGAGCACGTGGACCAGATCTCGTCCGACCGACGAAAGACGATCGCCCGGGCGGCAGCCGATGCCGGGGTATCGGTGGTCGGGCTGCACTGGCTGTTCGTGTCGCCCAAGGGCTTGCACATCACCACCCCAGACGACGCAGTCCGCCGCAAGTCGGCCGACTACCTGAGGAGCTTGGTCCATTTCTGCGGTGATGTCGGCGGCAAGGTCATGACCCTTGGTTCACCGAATCAACGCAGCATCGTCCCACCAACGACCTTCGACGAGGGCTGGAAACGGGCGAAAGACGTACTGGCGTCGGTGGCCCACACCTGCGCTGAGCGCGGGGTGACCATCTGCTTTGAGGCCCTGAGCCCCAAAGAAACGAATTTCATCAATACGGCTGAGGAAGCCGCCCGACTGGCGGATGAGATCGGCCACCCGAACATCGACATCATGCTCGACATGAAGGCTATGGCCTCCATGCCGGATGGCATCGAGGGTACGATCCGTCGGTTCGGCAAGCGGGCCAGGCATTTCCACGCCAAC
Proteins encoded:
- a CDS encoding sugar phosphate isomerase/epimerase family protein produces the protein MKLATCSEPWRDVPIEEVFGIAARIGFEGVELAPFTIAEHVDQISSDRRKTIARAAADAGVSVVGLHWLFVSPKGLHITTPDDAVRRKSADYLRSLVHFCGDVGGKVMTLGSPNQRSIVPPTTFDEGWKRAKDVLASVAHTCAERGVTICFEALSPKETNFINTAEEAARLADEIGHPNIDIMLDMKAMASMPDGIEGTIRRFGKRARHFHANHPSGKGVGMPLASGDGEPLDLKSILKTLAETGFDRWVSVEPFDYKPDPTTVGEHAYRTLKAALPA